The genome window GCTCTGGGACGAAGAGGAGCAAGGCAAGGTGGGCAGCGCATTCTATGCAGGCGCGATGGCCGCGAACGATGCGCTCATCAAGGCCGCGATCAACATGGACGCCATCGCCTACGACGGCAATGCCGATGCGAAGGCGCGCATCCACACGCGGCCCATCGCCAACTCGCTGGCCATCGCCGATACGGTCTTCAGCGTGCATCAGCAATACGGCATCGGCCTCGACCTGATCCTCACCAACCCCGGCGCCACCTACAGCGACCACGCTTCGTTCTGGAACGAGGGCTACGGTTCCGTGCTCGTGATCGAAGAGTTCACCAACGACGGCAACCCGCATTACCACACGCCCACCGACCTCACGCAATACTTCGACGTGCCGTATTATGAGAAGCTCGCCAAGCTGAGCATCGCCAGCACGGCCGCGCTTGCGATCCCGGTCACGGTCGACATGAACGTGGTGGAGGTCAACGCCGCGCCCCTGACGCTCTACGCTTACCCGAACCCCGCTGGAGATGCCGCAGGGCTATGGATCGAAATGCCCGTTGCCAGCCGTGCGCGCCTTTCAATCCACGATGCGCTTGGCCGCGAGCTGGACCTGCTTCATGACGGCATGCTCCCGAGCGGGAAGTCAGCGTTCACGGTTGACCTGCAAGGGCTGCCGGCCGGCGGTTATGTGGCCCGCGCGGCGATCGAAGGCCGCGAGGTCAGGTCGGTGCGGCTGATGAAGCTGCCCTGATCAGTCCTTGGTGAAGGGCTTGGCCAACACCCGGCCATCGCGCTCGGTGATCAACAGGAAGTAATTCGAGGGCTTCAGCGCGCTCACATCGAGCGCGAGCACGCGACTCGCCACGATGCCCTGTTCCATCACCGCTTCGCCGCTGAGGTTGATCACGGTGATCGATCGCGCATCTACGCCACCCAAGTCAACGGTCAGCCAATCGGCGGCCGGTATCGGGCTCAGGCGCACGTCGGCGGTTTCCCCCACCTCGGCCACGCCCGTGGGGTCGATCACCGTGATGGTGCCGAACTGCGTGGCTGCATGCCCATTCCCATCGCATTCGTAGTTGTACACGCCCGGGATGGTGAAGGTGAAGGTGTACGTCCAATTCCCGCTTGCGGTGTTGCCGCTCGTGAAGCCTTGCGGATTGCTCGGGAAATCGCTCAAGGTGCCATTCACGTTGTGCGTGCCGCTCTGGTTCTCCCAGCGCACCTGATCGCCCACGTCGATGGTGAGGAATTGCGGGCTGTAATAGGGGTCGGTGCTGCCGATGGTGCTGCCTCCGGATTGCACGATCCAGAGTGCGGCGGAAGCGGTGAAGGGGAGAAGCAGCAGGGATGAGGCGAGAAGACGCATGCGGTTCTTGAGTTTGGCGCGAAAGATACCCGGGGTACTAACCGGGCCCGATCTTCCTGCGCACCATGCTTGGCATCGCACTCACCGGACGTCCGGCCGCACGTGTTCGTCGATGTAGCCCAGCACCTTCTCCATCAGGTGCAGGCGGTCCTTGCCGCGCACGTTATGGCCATGGCCCGGGTAGTTGAAGAATTCCACCTGCACGCCAGCGGCCACGCAGGCCTTCAGGAACTGGTAGCTGTGCTCGGGCACCACGGTATCGTCCTTGCCGCCAGTGATGATCAGCAAGGGGTCCTTCAGGTCCTTAGCGAAGTTGCTCAGGGTGGTTGCGGCATAGCCTTCAGGGTTCTCCTGTGGCGTGTCCATGTAGCGCTCGCCGTACATCACTTCATACAGGCTCCAATCGATCACCGGCCCACCGGCTGCGCCCGCTCTGAATGCGCCGGGATGCCGCGTGAGCATGGCGGTGGTCATGTGCCCGCCGTAGCTCCATCCGTGGACGGCTAAGCGGTCGCCATCGACCCAAGGCTGTTCCTTCAGCCAGGCCACGCCGCGCATCTGGTCCTTCACCTCCACCACCCCGAGCTGGCGGTGCACCACTTGCTCGAAGTCACGGCCGCGGTTCGGTGTTCCATGCCCATCCACGGTGAAGACCACATAACCGCGCTCGGCCGCGTGAAGCATCCATGCGGACGCGCCGCCGAGGAAGGAGTTGCTCACCAACTGCACATGCGGTCCGTTATAGACGTAGACCAGCACCGGGTAGCGCTGCCGCGATTGGAAGGTGCTCGGCTTGATCACGCGCGCGTTGAGCCTGTCTCCGTTCTCGCCTTCGATGCTGAGCAGTTCGATGCTGCCCACCTGATGCCCCGCGAACGGGTCCTTCGCGTCAACCAGGGTCTTCATCGCCGAGCCATCGCGCGTGTTGCGGATCATGCTGCGGTTGGGCACCGTGAGGCTGCTCCACGTGTCGAGGAGGTATTTGCCATCGCTGCTGAGCTGGCCGTGGTGCGAGCCAGGCTCGCTCGTGAGCCGCGTGGTGCGCCCGTTGGCGAGGTCGATGCGGTAGAGGTGCGTCTCCAGTGCACCGGCGGGATTCTTCGGGTCGATGTTGCCCGTGCCCTCGACGATCGCGAATGACTCCTTGGGGTCGAGGCCCACGATGCGCTCCACTTCCCACGCGCCTTGGGTGAGCTGGCGCACGAGCCCTTTCTTCACATCGTAGAGGTAGAGGTGCTGCCAGCCATCGCGACGGCTGCGCCAGATGAACTGCGTGGGCCGTGTCTTCAGGTGGCGCGCAGCCTGAAGCGGCTCGATGTACTTCTCGTCGCGCTCGGTGAACACAGTGCCTTCGGCTTCGCCGGTGGCGGCATCGTAGCGCACCATGCGCAGGTTCTGCGTGGCGCGGTCGATGTGGGCCACGAGCAAGTGCTGCTCGTCGGGCTCCCAACTGATGTTGGTGAGGTACTGGTCCAGCGGCTCGCCCGTCTTCAGGAACACGGTGCTGCCTGTGTTCATGTCGTGCACACCGATGGTGACGTGGTGGCTGGCCTGCCCCGCCATAGGGTAGCGGATGGGCTCGAAGGTGCTGGGCTTGGTGCCGATGTCCTCGAGCATGTAGGTGCTCACCATGGATTCATCCATGCGGTAGAAGGCGAGCTTGCCGCCCTTCGGCGCCCAGAAGAGGCCTTTCTCCACGCCGTATTCCTGCCGGTGCACGCTCTGTCCGTTCACGATGCCGTTGCCGCCATCGCTCGTGATCGGCGTGGGCTTGTTCTTGCCCTCGCCGGCGCGCATCACCAGGATGTTATCGTCCTTCACGAAGGCCACGGCTCCCGTGCTGGGCTCGATCTCCTCATGACCGGAACCGGCCTCGATCCTCGTCACGGCCTGCAATTCGGCTTTCGCGAGGTCGTAGGCGTAGAAGCGCTGGTTATGCACGAAGGTGAAGCGGTTCGCATTGCTCCAGGTGATCGGCAACCACGCTTTCAGTTTGGCGCTATCCGGAAGCTGCGCATTGATCGCGCTCAGTTCCACCAGCACGCGGTCCATGCTCTTGCCGATGTCGCCGCGCATGAGCTGCTCGCCCTTCACGTAACTGTAGCGTTGCGCGCCTTCGATCCATTGCAGGCCGCGCAGGCGCTCCGGCGCGAGTTCGGTGCCGGCCTTCAGAACGGCATCTTTCAAGGTGAGCGGTTGCAGCTGCGCGGAAAGCAGCAGGGCTGTGCCAACGAATGAGGGCGCCAGGAGCGCGCGGAGTGCGAGCATGAGATTCGGGTTGCGGTGGGCGAAGATGCCGAAAGCGCTTGATCACTCCGGATCACTGAACGCCGGATCGTTCAGGAAGCGCTCATCGGTGAGGGCTTGCAGGAAGGCCTTGAGGTCGGCGCGCTCCTGGGCATCGAGGTCGATCTGGCCGCTGGTCCATGGCCACATGTGATTGTCCAGATTGGGCTCATTGATGTTCACGCTGTCGGCGTAGAAGTCGATCACTTCTTCAAGCGTGGCGAAGCGCCCATCGTGCATGTAGGGCGCGGTGACGGCAATGTTGCGCAGGCTGTTCACCTTGAAGCGGCCGCGGTCGCTCACGAGTCCGGTGATCTCCGCCAATCCTTGATCCGGTCCGGGCGCCATGCCGATGTTGCGTAGGTCGTGGTCCTGGAAGAGCGGCGCCATGTGGCAGAGGTCGCACTCGGCTTCGCCGAAGAAGAGGTCCATGCCGCGTATCTCGGCATCGGACATGGCCGTGGCATCACCGCTGTAGAAGTAGCGGTCGAAGGGCGAATCGAAGCTGAGCAGCGTGCGCTCGAATTGCGCTATGGCTTTCACCACGCGCACGCTGTCAATGTCCGGTGATCCGAAGGCGCGTGCGAAAAGCTCGGGATAGTTGGGCAGTCGGCGGAGCCGTTCCTCCACCACGGGCCAGCTGTTGCGCATCTCGAGGTGATTCACCACGGGGCCGAAGGCTTGCTCTTCCAACGAAGCCGCGCGGCCATCCCAGAAGAGGAGATGGTCCCAGAGCATGTTCTGCACGGGCATCGATTGCCGCCGCCCCACGGACCCATCCGATCCGAGCGAGAATCTACGCGGGTCGCTGAAGGCGAACTCCTGCTGGTGGCAGCTGCTGCAGCTGATCGAGTAGTTGTCCGACAGCGCTTTCTCATAGAACAGCTTGCGGCCCAGCGCAACGCCTTCCACGGTGAGCGGATTGTCGGCGGGCAGGTTCATCGGATGCGGCAGGTTCTGCGTCCAAGGCGGCAGTTCCAGCGCCAAGGGCGTGGGCCCCGTGAAGGCATCGGCCTGCTCCACGGCGGGATCCTTCCGGCACGCCGCGATGGCGAGCAAGGCGAAGAGGAAGGGGAGGCGCCGCATGCGTGGCGAAGATCGATAGTGCGACGATCAACGGCGGTGACCGGGGGGGCCGAAACGCGGATTAACGAGGAAAGCCGAATCGGTGAGCGTGCGCAGGAAGGCCACCAGGTCCGTGCGGTCCTGCTTGGAGAGCCGCACTTCGCCTTTGCGCCAGGGCAGCATGTGCTCATCGAGCGTGGGCGATGCCGTGAACACGTCATCCGCATAGAAATCGACGACCTGCTCCAGCGTGGCGAATCGGCCATCGTGCATGTAGGGCGCCGTAACGGTGATGTTGCGGAGCGAAGGGGTCTTGAATCGCCCCGCGTGCCAGGGCAGGCCCGTGCGAGCACCCATGCCGAGGTCCGTGGGCACGCTGTCGAGCCCGATGTTCAGCACATGATGCCCCTTGAAGAGCGGCGGCTCGTGGCAATCGACGCAATGCGCGCGGGTGAAGAAGAGGTCCTTGCCGCGCTTCTCCTGCGCATTGAGCGCATCGGCCTGCTTCCCGTAGAAGTAGCGGTCGAATCGCGAATCGAGTGAGACCATGGTGCGCTCGAACTGCGCCAGGGCGAATGCGATGCGCAGGCTGTCGATGCGCGCATCGCCGAAGGCGGCGGCGAAGAGCGGCGGATAACGCTTGTCCTGCGCAAGGCGATGGCTCACTTCGATCCAGCGGCTCGCCATCTCGCGGTGCGCGGTCACCGGCTCGAAGGCCTGCAGCTCGAGGCTGAGGGCGCGGGCGTCCCAGAAGAAGAAATGGTCCCACGCCAGGTTCATCAAAGGCATGCTGTTGCGCGCGGTGCGCTGGCCGCTCATGCCGCTGGAGAAGCGCGCGCTATCCGCGAAGGCGAAGCGCTGCAGGTGGCAACTGGCGCAAGAGAGCGATCCATCGGCGCTCAGCGCTTTCTCATGGAAGAGCATGCGGCCCAGCGCTGCGCCTTCCACGGTGAGCGGATTATCGTAGGGGGAATCGAGGCGGAGCGCGGTGTCGGCGATAGCCCAGGCGGGGAGCTCGAGTCGCAGGGGTGTTGATCCGGTTGGTGCAGCGTTCTTGGGCGGATGATGGCATGCCATCAGGGCCGCGAGAGCGGTCGGAAGTACGAATCGATTCGCTGACATGGCGGGGTCCGGATTCAGCGCCGCCGCTTCTTCGATCGCAATGGCCTGCGACTCGTATGGAAAACACTGTACACAATGGCTAGGCCATCCGTCAACTCGAACACGATGCAATACGGGAAGTCCTGGACCGGGGCGTATCGGAATCCGTTCACCCGTTCAGGGTAGCTGCATGTCACGCGAACCAGGTCCTCAATGGCTTTGAGCACTGCTGTTTCGAAGCGCGCGCCAAGTTTCGGTTGCTCGAGCTCGTAGTGCAATGAGGCCTCCTGCCATTCCTGCCAAGCCAGGTCGCGCAGCTCAATGGCCTTCGCCTTCATGCGCGCTTGCGCTTCAGCATGGCCTTCACCTCCTTCAGGGAGTATCCCTTGCCTTTGCCTTGCCGCCGCGCTTCTCGCCGCTCCTCGAGCATGGCCAATTGCTCCTTGGTGAATCGGAACTCGCCGGCCTCAGCCTCCAACGCCTTGCTCACCTTGGCCAGCACATGTTCATCATTGGTGGCAATGATGCGTTCGATCAGGTCGAGCTTCGTGAACATGATCCCGTGTTTCGGCCAAAGCTATGCGCCGGGCATGCCCGTTGGATGCTGGTCATTGGCATTCAACCCTCAGCCCTCGAACGCTGCAGCATCAGTGACGGCTGTTAACCCTCAACCTGCCTTGTCATCCCGGGCTTGACCCGGGACAACCCTCAACACCCAACCGCCTAGATGATATTCACCTCGCGCTCCAGCTCCACGCCGAAACGCTCGCGCACGCTGCGAAGCACTTGATCGCTCAGTTCCCAGACCTCAGCGCCTGTGGCGCCGCCGTGGTTCACCAGCACCAGTGCCTGCTTCTCATGCACCCCGCATGCGCCGATGCGCCTGCCCTTCCAGCCGCATTGCTCAATGAGCCAGCCTGCCGCGAGCTTGCTGTGGCCTTCGCCTGCTGGATAGACCGGTGCGTTCGGGTGAGCGAGCTTGATGCGCTCTGCGACGCGTGCATCCACCACCGGGTTCTTGAAGAAGCTCCCTGCGTTGCCCAGCACCTTGGGGTCGGGCAATTTGCTGCTTCGGATGGCGATCACGGCATCGCTCACATCCTTGATCGTCGGTTGCGCCACGCCCATTCGGGACAGCTCACCTTGGATGTCGCCGTAGGCGGTGCGGATGAGGTGATCGCGCTTCGTGAGGGTGAAGCTGACATTCAGGATGATGAAACGATCCTTGCCCTCGCGCTTGAAGAAGCTCTCGCGGTAGCCGAACGCACAAGCCGAGCGATCGAAGCGAATGATCTCACCATCGCTCACGCGCAAGGCTTCCAGCGACACGAAGCAATCCTTGATCTCCACGCCATAGGCGCCGATATTCTGCATCGGCGCGGCGCCCACCTTGCCGGGAATCAGGCTGAGGTTCTCGAGCCCGCCCCAGCCCTTGGCCACGCAATGCATCACCAGGTCATGCCACACCACGCCAGCGCCAGCGCGCACCACGACGCGATCGTCGGTCTCGGCTTCGATTGCGATGTCCGGGACTTCATTCAGCAGCACCAGTCCTTCGAAATCGCGGGTGAAGAGGATGTTGCTGCCGCCGCCAAGCACGAGGCGCGGCAGGGCGCTGAGCTCGGGCGCGGCCAGCAGCGCGCGCAATTCTTCCACCGTTTGGAATCGGCCAAGTGCATCCGCCTTTGCGGCTATGCCGAAGGTGTTGAAGGGCTGGAGGTCGGCGTTGCGGAGCACGTCTATAGGCGGACAAGTTTACCGGAGAAAGCACAGCCATGAGTGCAGGGTAATTGCGGCGCCGGATGCCTAGCCTATTGCGATTGCTCTTAGATTCGCTCTGCCGTGGCCAATAGCATGGTCCGAATTAGGTCTGAACAAACACGACCAGACATGCACTCGGCATTCCAGCTTTGCCTTGCGCTGCTTGCGCCCGGCTTGTGCGCACAAAACCTGGTGCCCAATCCGAGCTTCGAGATGGTGGATACATGCCCGCAGTTTCCCCTCGTGCTGGGCTACCAGCCAGGGGCGGTGCCCCAGCATTGGTACAGTTCGAGCGATACCCCGGATTATTTCAACTCTTGTGAGGATAACGATGTTGGCGGTGTACCTAACAACGTTTTCACGCACCAATTGGCTCACGATGGGGGCGCATATTCGGGAATGTGGTCATTCCTCGCGGACGACCATAGGGAGATGATTGGAGTTGAGTTATTGAGCGACCTGGTCGTCGGTGAGACCTACTACGCAAGTTTCTACGCCAACGCTGCTTTCGGCGGCAGTCAGGGAACCGGCCGCGTATGCGATAATCTCGGGTTGCTCTTTTGCACAGCCCCGTACTACTGGCTCTATGGGTCGTCCATGCCGGAATTCGGCTGTCGCAACTACGCGCACGTGTGGTCAACCGAGGTCATCAGCGATACCTCTGCGTGGGTGCTCGTGAGCGGGGCATTCGTTGCGGATTCAGCCTATCGGTACATGGTTGTTGGGAATCACTTCGACAACGCCAACACGGTTACCGATAGCCTGGGCCCGAACCCGAACGCCTATCAATTGGTTGATCAGGTCTGTGTCTCACTGAACCCTTCGCAATGCCCGTTGATCAACGGAGCGGGAGAGTTTTCCAGGACATGGATTGGTGTCCATCCGAATCCTGCGAAGGATGTATTCCAGGTCTCCTGGGAAGGGCGGGCCAACCGACTGCATGTGTTCGATATGGTCGGTCGGAGCATCTGGCAGGCCACAACACAGGGCGAGAATGGTCTTGTGGTCGATGTTGCGCACTGGGCTCGTGGCCACTATGCAATGATTCTCGAAGGGGATAGCTGGTGCTACTCGCACAAGTTAGTTCTGGTGGAGTGACCCTTCTTCAACAAAAACGGTAAACCATGGAGAACTGGAAAACCTTCAAAAGCCTTGGCTTGGTCGTGTTCCTATTCGTCAGTGCGAAAGGCAAGGGTCAAGTATCGCAGCTGAACAATACGGTTACCGCCGTGACCGACTACATAGGCTGCGACGTGAACAGCAACCAGCCGTTGCGATTCACAACGCAGTTGAACTTTCCACATCAATGGCGAACGGATAATGCACTCCGGATGCGGCTTACACAAACGCTTACGGGCCAGTCAGTGAACGGCTAAGGAAACCGGGACCTGTCAGGGCATCTGGGAATTGGCCTGTTCACGGATCCGGATGTGAACCGGCCCTTCTCCATGCTTCACATTGATTCGGCGGGCGGGCAGGACACCGGCTACCGCCCGTGGATGAAGGTGGGCATGACGCTCACTCAATGGTCGGACCTGAGCTACTTCGGCCTGAAATCGGAGAGCAACGACGACAACCATGCGGTGATTGCTTGGAGCGATAACCAAACGGGCTTGGATGGCCCGGACCTGTTGAAATTCATCTTTTTGATGAACAACAACACAAGCGGTCCAACGGCCGCTTTGGACAATGGTTTGGAGGCGGCCCGCTTCCTGCCACACACCAGCGGGAATCAATCGTTCTTCGGTGTTGGAGATTGGTTCACGGCTGGCCTCAATCCGACGGAACGCGTCGATCTTCTTGATGGTCGCTTACGCATCCGCCAGCTTCCGGATGATTCGGAGACTGACCAGGCCTTCAAGGTGATGGTAGTGGACGACACGAACGACCCGTTGGAACGCGGTGTGGTGAAGTGGAAGAACATCAACCTAAGCGCTGATTGCGATTGGGTGGTGCAGACTGGAGACCCGCATGTGTCGAGCGTGTACGATGGGAGCAGCTGCTTGTGGGACCGTCGGCATGGCGTGGGCATCGGCATGGATGTGCCCCGCGCCAAATTGCACGTGCATCACAACAACTATGAGTTGCTAGCTCGCATTGGTACCTGGTCTAGGACCGAGTCGGATGATTTTCAGAATGAGTTCCAGGGGGTCTTGGGCGAATGTGGTCCTATAGATCCTGACGGCTTCTTTGGCCACGCTGAAGGAGTACAAGGACTCGCCTACAACTGCAAGACCACCATCGGTGTGCATGGCCACGGCCGTTACGACTCCCAACAACCGGGAACCGGCACCGGATTCCTGGTGGGCGTGCTCGGCGTGGCCGAGTACGATCAGCCGTGGCAGGCTTCATTCTCCGCAGGCGTGTATGGTCGATCCATAGCCCCGCAAGGCGCTGGCCAGGCATGGGCTGGTTTCTTCCAGGGCGATGTGATGATCACCGGGAACGGTTTTGTTAATGGGGCCATCCCCATCACCTCCGATGCTCAGTTCAAGACCGGCGTGGAGGAATTGACAGGCGCCTCGGAGTTGCTATCTGCCTTGCAGCCGAAGCGCTACTCCTTCAATGACCTTGGGCAATCCGTGGTCGGTTTGCCGGATGGTGAGCAACTCGGGTTCATCGCGCAGGAATTGGAGGAGGTGCTTCCAGATTTGGTGCATGAAACACAGCGACCGGCTGATCTGAATGATGCAGGCGATGTCGTCCAAGAAGCCATCGACTACAAAGCGGTGAACTACATCGGGCTCATCCCGGTCCTGGTTGCGGGCTTCCAGGAATTGCAAGGGCGCGTTGCGGCGCAGGAGTCGGTGATCGCGCAGCTCCAGGAAGAACTCGCCGCCTGTTGCGCCGCCTCGAACGACGATGGCACGCGCTCAATTACGGGGAGCACGACCGATGAGGGCTCCATCACCCCCACCCAGGAGCGCCTGCTCCGCATCGCACCCAATCCCTTCACCGACCGCACCACGCTCTTCTGCACGCTGGAGCACGCAGGCCGCATGCAGTTGCTGGCCAACAGTACCGATGGCCGCAGCTTGATGGTGCTGAGCGAGGGCCAGCGCGAGGCCGGTGAGTTCCAGTATGAATGGAGCACGGAGAAACTCGCGCCCGGCGTGTACTACATCAACCTCTTGCTCGACGGCGAGCCGGTGGTGAAGCGCGCGGTGAAAGTGGGGAAGTAAGGGATTGACCTAAGTGAGATTCCGGATGGCTGGGTCCATCGCGCTTCGCGCGCCCAGCCTCCGTAATGAGGCCTTCGGCGAAATGCGAGTCGAACGAACGGCCCGGAGCAGCAACTCCGGGCCGTTCCTTTGGCGCTCATGCGTGCCCTCGTCTGCGTCACCAACGACCTCAGCACCGATAACCGCGTGCACCGCACCTGCGTGGTGCTGCGCGAGTTGGGCTACGAGGTCCTGCTGGTGGGGCGGCTGTTGCCCGATAGCCTTCCGCTCCAGCGGCCCTACGGTACCAAGCGCATGCGGCTGCTCTTCCGCAAGGGGCCGATCTTCTACGCCGAGTACAACCTGCGGCTCCTTTTCCTCCTGCTCTTCAGCAAGGCCAACCTGATCGTGGCCAACGACCTCGACACCTTGCTGGCCTGCTACCTGGCGAAGGGGAAGCGCGCGCTGGTTTATGACAGCCACGAGTACTTCACCGAGGTGCCGGAGATCCAGGGCCGTTTCGCGAAGCGCGCATGGCTGGCCATCGAGCGCTGGATCTTCCCGAAGCTGCGGCACGTGATCACCGTGAACGGCAGCATTGCAAACGCCTACCGTGAGCGCTACGGAGTGCCTGTGGAGGTCGTGCGCAAC of Flavobacteriales bacterium contains these proteins:
- a CDS encoding c-type cytochrome, which translates into the protein MACHHPPKNAAPTGSTPLRLELPAWAIADTALRLDSPYDNPLTVEGAALGRMLFHEKALSADGSLSCASCHLQRFAFADSARFSSGMSGQRTARNSMPLMNLAWDHFFFWDARALSLELQAFEPVTAHREMASRWIEVSHRLAQDKRYPPLFAAAFGDARIDSLRIAFALAQFERTMVSLDSRFDRYFYGKQADALNAQEKRGKDLFFTRAHCVDCHEPPLFKGHHVLNIGLDSVPTDLGMGARTGLPWHAGRFKTPSLRNITVTAPYMHDGRFATLEQVVDFYADDVFTASPTLDEHMLPWRKGEVRLSKQDRTDLVAFLRTLTDSAFLVNPRFGPPGHRR
- a CDS encoding T9SS type A sorting domain-containing protein encodes the protein MHSAFQLCLALLAPGLCAQNLVPNPSFEMVDTCPQFPLVLGYQPGAVPQHWYSSSDTPDYFNSCEDNDVGGVPNNVFTHQLAHDGGAYSGMWSFLADDHREMIGVELLSDLVVGETYYASFYANAAFGGSQGTGRVCDNLGLLFCTAPYYWLYGSSMPEFGCRNYAHVWSTEVISDTSAWVLVSGAFVADSAYRYMVVGNHFDNANTVTDSLGPNPNAYQLVDQVCVSLNPSQCPLINGAGEFSRTWIGVHPNPAKDVFQVSWEGRANRLHVFDMVGRSIWQATTQGENGLVVDVAHWARGHYAMILEGDSWCYSHKLVLVE
- a CDS encoding M20/M25/M40 family metallo-hydrolase, yielding MKTRSLLLVAAFAPLLAGAQHPVIQGILDEVRIDSMMGWVSEVSGEVPVMIDGQEHTLLSRHKNNEGNNLAQAWLMQKLVQLGYAPVEQPFNSTGRNILVTKPGNGSTEEIVIICAHYDAMPAGIVNAPAADDDGSGVAAVLEAARVLRDIDFVHPIVFALWDEEEQGKVGSAFYAGAMAANDALIKAAINMDAIAYDGNADAKARIHTRPIANSLAIADTVFSVHQQYGIGLDLILTNPGATYSDHASFWNEGYGSVLVIEEFTNDGNPHYHTPTDLTQYFDVPYYEKLAKLSIASTAALAIPVTVDMNVVEVNAAPLTLYAYPNPAGDAAGLWIEMPVASRARLSIHDALGRELDLLHDGMLPSGKSAFTVDLQGLPAGGYVARAAIEGREVRSVRLMKLP
- a CDS encoding cytochrome-c peroxidase, with the translated sequence MRRLPFLFALLAIAACRKDPAVEQADAFTGPTPLALELPPWTQNLPHPMNLPADNPLTVEGVALGRKLFYEKALSDNYSISCSSCHQQEFAFSDPRRFSLGSDGSVGRRQSMPVQNMLWDHLLFWDGRAASLEEQAFGPVVNHLEMRNSWPVVEERLRRLPNYPELFARAFGSPDIDSVRVVKAIAQFERTLLSFDSPFDRYFYSGDATAMSDAEIRGMDLFFGEAECDLCHMAPLFQDHDLRNIGMAPGPDQGLAEITGLVSDRGRFKVNSLRNIAVTAPYMHDGRFATLEEVIDFYADSVNINEPNLDNHMWPWTSGQIDLDAQERADLKAFLQALTDERFLNDPAFSDPE
- a CDS encoding tail fiber domain-containing protein, producing MLHIDSAGGQDTGYRPWMKVGMTLTQWSDLSYFGLKSESNDDNHAVIAWSDNQTGLDGPDLLKFIFLMNNNTSGPTAALDNGLEAARFLPHTSGNQSFFGVGDWFTAGLNPTERVDLLDGRLRIRQLPDDSETDQAFKVMVVDDTNDPLERGVVKWKNINLSADCDWVVQTGDPHVSSVYDGSSCLWDRRHGVGIGMDVPRAKLHVHHNNYELLARIGTWSRTESDDFQNEFQGVLGECGPIDPDGFFGHAEGVQGLAYNCKTTIGVHGHGRYDSQQPGTGTGFLVGVLGVAEYDQPWQASFSAGVYGRSIAPQGAGQAWAGFFQGDVMITGNGFVNGAIPITSDAQFKTGVEELTGASELLSALQPKRYSFNDLGQSVVGLPDGEQLGFIAQELEEVLPDLVHETQRPADLNDAGDVVQEAIDYKAVNYIGLIPVLVAGFQELQGRVAAQESVIAQLQEELAACCAASNDDGTRSITGSTTDEGSITPTQERLLRIAPNPFTDRTTLFCTLEHAGRMQLLANSTDGRSLMVLSEGQREAGEFQYEWSTEKLAPGVYYINLLLDGEPVVKRAVKVGK
- a CDS encoding DPP IV N-terminal domain-containing protein, translating into MLALRALLAPSFVGTALLLSAQLQPLTLKDAVLKAGTELAPERLRGLQWIEGAQRYSYVKGEQLMRGDIGKSMDRVLVELSAINAQLPDSAKLKAWLPITWSNANRFTFVHNQRFYAYDLAKAELQAVTRIEAGSGHEEIEPSTGAVAFVKDDNILVMRAGEGKNKPTPITSDGGNGIVNGQSVHRQEYGVEKGLFWAPKGGKLAFYRMDESMVSTYMLEDIGTKPSTFEPIRYPMAGQASHHVTIGVHDMNTGSTVFLKTGEPLDQYLTNISWEPDEQHLLVAHIDRATQNLRMVRYDAATGEAEGTVFTERDEKYIEPLQAARHLKTRPTQFIWRSRRDGWQHLYLYDVKKGLVRQLTQGAWEVERIVGLDPKESFAIVEGTGNIDPKNPAGALETHLYRIDLANGRTTRLTSEPGSHHGQLSSDGKYLLDTWSSLTVPNRSMIRNTRDGSAMKTLVDAKDPFAGHQVGSIELLSIEGENGDRLNARVIKPSTFQSRQRYPVLVYVYNGPHVQLVSNSFLGGASAWMLHAAERGYVVFTVDGHGTPNRGRDFEQVVHRQLGVVEVKDQMRGVAWLKEQPWVDGDRLAVHGWSYGGHMTTAMLTRHPGAFRAGAAGGPVIDWSLYEVMYGERYMDTPQENPEGYAATTLSNFAKDLKDPLLIITGGKDDTVVPEHSYQFLKACVAAGVQVEFFNYPGHGHNVRGKDRLHLMEKVLGYIDEHVRPDVR
- the murB gene encoding UDP-N-acetylmuramate dehydrogenase; protein product: MDVLRNADLQPFNTFGIAAKADALGRFQTVEELRALLAAPELSALPRLVLGGGSNILFTRDFEGLVLLNEVPDIAIEAETDDRVVVRAGAGVVWHDLVMHCVAKGWGGLENLSLIPGKVGAAPMQNIGAYGVEIKDCFVSLEALRVSDGEIIRFDRSACAFGYRESFFKREGKDRFIILNVSFTLTKRDHLIRTAYGDIQGELSRMGVAQPTIKDVSDAVIAIRSSKLPDPKVLGNAGSFFKNPVVDARVAERIKLAHPNAPVYPAGEGHSKLAAGWLIEQCGWKGRRIGACGVHEKQALVLVNHGGATGAEVWELSDQVLRSVRERFGVELEREVNII